A genome region from Chryseobacterium sp. G0186 includes the following:
- a CDS encoding Crp/Fnr family transcriptional regulator has protein sequence MIDVFENYLYSTKELSAEEISFSLKFFKPMRLKKGEFFISQGETCRYIGFIVNGAVKAYATDAEGKENVTCLKFENEFVTSFSEFMLQEKSGRSIRTIEDSVMYKISYPDYQYLLSEVTAWNRVIKLVMQQEFSQKERYMLNYNNRSSVDKYLHVLSNEPMLIQRVTTQDLASYLGITQRSLTRAKGQIHRPSVL, from the coding sequence ATGATTGACGTATTTGAAAATTATCTATACTCAACAAAAGAGCTCTCAGCAGAGGAAATCAGTTTTTCTTTGAAGTTCTTCAAGCCGATGCGCTTAAAAAAAGGTGAGTTTTTTATCTCGCAGGGTGAAACCTGCCGTTATATAGGATTTATTGTTAATGGTGCAGTAAAAGCATATGCGACCGATGCTGAGGGAAAGGAAAATGTAACCTGCTTAAAATTTGAAAATGAATTTGTAACATCTTTTTCGGAGTTTATGCTTCAGGAAAAATCAGGACGGAGTATCAGAACTATTGAAGATAGTGTAATGTACAAAATAAGTTACCCGGACTATCAGTATCTGCTTAGTGAGGTAACCGCATGGAATAGGGTTATAAAACTCGTGATGCAACAGGAGTTTAGCCAAAAAGAACGATATATGCTGAATTACAATAATCGGTCATCTGTGGATAAATACCTTCATGTTCTTTCTAATGAGCCGATGCTGATACAACGTGTAACAACCCAAGATCTGGCATCATACCTGGGCATCACCCAACGATCACTCACACGGGCAAAGGGGCAGATACATAGACCCAGTGTATTATAG
- a CDS encoding alpha/beta fold hydrolase: MQKESDEYLSKTIGCSKRLISKTLLLFTLLILSIKMNAQSKRETSLTREEYIEVEKNVKLHVTDLGNGPAVVLIHGLPLNDAMFEYQYQELVEKGYRVVGITLRGFGKSSKPFGTYDYNVFAEDIEEVIKKLKLENVTLGGFSMGGAVAIHYVAKYGNKHVSKLALFGAAAPIWTQRDDYPYGLRIEDLNGLIALSKTNRPLLLQNISKIFGATETSISP, from the coding sequence ATGCAAAAAGAATCAGATGAATATTTATCTAAGACAATTGGATGTTCGAAACGGTTAATATCCAAAACATTACTATTATTTACACTTTTAATTTTATCAATCAAAATGAACGCACAAAGCAAAAGAGAAACTTCGCTTACCAGAGAAGAGTATATAGAAGTTGAGAAGAATGTAAAACTACACGTTACAGATTTAGGAAACGGTCCTGCAGTTGTCTTAATTCATGGTTTACCCTTGAATGATGCCATGTTTGAGTATCAATATCAGGAGTTAGTTGAAAAAGGATACAGAGTGGTTGGTATTACCCTGCGTGGATTCGGAAAATCTAGTAAACCTTTCGGTACATATGATTATAATGTATTTGCGGAGGATATTGAAGAGGTTATCAAAAAATTAAAGCTTGAAAATGTAACATTGGGTGGTTTTTCAATGGGAGGAGCTGTTGCTATACATTATGTAGCAAAATATGGAAATAAACATGTCAGCAAACTGGCTTTATTTGGTGCTGCGGCTCCAATCTGGACCCAGAGAGATGATTATCCTTATGGTCTTCGTATAGAGGACCTTAATGGTTTGATTGCCCTTAGTAAAACAAATAGACCATTGCTCCTGCAAAACATCAGCAAAATTTTTGGAGCAACAGAAACGTCGATCTCACCTTAG
- a CDS encoding ABC transporter ATP-binding protein: protein MLKTINLHKKYNDFTALQSLNLEVGKGEIYALLGQNGAGKSTTINILLGLIKATSGDALINNISVNDHPQQIKKELAYIPETVLLYPNLTGIENLDFFSKIAGFNYSKEELSAFLMQTGLQEIAHQKALGGYSKGMRQKVGIAIALAKDAKVLLLDEPTSGLDPIATAEFTEIVRQLGQEGRTVLMATHDIFNAVSVASNIGIMKQGQLVQNLQSKAFTAEELQELYLKTI, encoded by the coding sequence ATGTTAAAAACAATCAACCTACATAAAAAATATAATGATTTTACAGCCCTTCAATCTCTTAATCTCGAAGTTGGAAAGGGTGAAATCTATGCCTTGCTGGGACAAAACGGAGCCGGAAAAAGCACCACCATCAATATTCTGCTGGGTCTTATTAAAGCGACTTCCGGTGATGCTCTCATTAATAATATATCTGTAAATGATCATCCTCAGCAAATAAAAAAAGAACTGGCCTATATCCCTGAAACAGTACTTCTATATCCCAATCTTACCGGAATAGAAAACCTTGATTTTTTTTCCAAAATAGCTGGATTTAATTACAGCAAAGAAGAGTTATCCGCATTTCTGATGCAAACCGGATTGCAGGAAATTGCTCACCAAAAAGCATTGGGAGGCTATTCTAAAGGGATGCGCCAAAAGGTAGGAATCGCCATTGCCTTGGCCAAAGATGCTAAAGTTCTTTTACTTGACGAACCTACGAGTGGACTTGATCCTATAGCCACAGCTGAATTTACTGAAATTGTACGCCAGCTGGGACAGGAAGGCAGAACAGTTTTAATGGCGACTCATGATATCTTCAATGCAGTAAGTGTTGCCTCCAATATTGGAATTATGAAACAGGGGCAACTGGTACAAAACCTCCAATCCAAAGCATTTACAGCAGAAGAACTACAGGAGCTGTATCTTAAAACAATTTAA
- a CDS encoding alpha/beta fold hydrolase: MEASPYATTQGLIALRDTDLRPELAKIHLPTVIFHGVQDKIAEFALAEQMHKGIKGSKLVRCENSGHGLFIEELQKFNTELIEFLKQ; the protein is encoded by the coding sequence ATGGAGGCTTCTCCTTATGCTACCACACAGGGGTTGATTGCTTTACGTGATACGGACCTGAGACCGGAACTCGCTAAAATACATCTTCCTACTGTTATTTTCCACGGGGTACAGGATAAAATTGCAGAATTTGCCCTTGCGGAACAGATGCATAAAGGAATAAAAGGTTCAAAATTGGTCCGATGTGAAAATAGTGGCCACGGATTATTTATTGAAGAACTTCAAAAATTCAACACAGAATTGATTGAATTCCTAAAACAGTAA
- a CDS encoding DUF3526 domain-containing protein encodes MNNYLFKQFYRNKAYLIALVFLLIAGLMSVYTGKKFLDRNEEIIAKSGNFQKESIERNIKFHKDDLGLILYYIKFNLVNETPKLAALNIGMRDLNPSIQGVTIRNLEEQRYNSDFYNPTNAAVGHFDFSFVLIFLFPLVIIAFCYNLISEEEEKGTWKLLSVQSGHLGKFLNAKMMIRGIAVSFIYFLLISIATVWIRIPLDTYFMVFMISGWLYILFWFILCRWIILFRKSSAQNALILLIAWVSMNFIIPMSCNLLIQNSYPVQESLKTVMEQREGYHNKWDEAKGPTMEKFYQSYPQYRKFKVEENDTFTWTWYYAMQHMGDVESAESSALYSDKMQKRNKAAVYLGYLLPNIHTQLTESQLAQTDMNNHLQYAGALQKFHEEKRLFFYPLIFSGQNADSVNWNTQTVEYFKKSEKTELIKIFLPYLMIISLLLFLSHNKYRKLC; translated from the coding sequence ATGAATAATTATTTATTTAAGCAATTTTATCGTAACAAGGCTTATCTTATTGCCTTAGTATTTTTATTGATAGCCGGCCTAATGTCTGTATACACCGGCAAAAAGTTTCTTGACAGAAATGAAGAAATCATTGCTAAAAGCGGGAACTTTCAGAAAGAAAGCATAGAAAGGAACATCAAGTTTCATAAGGATGATCTTGGGCTTATCCTGTATTACATTAAGTTCAACCTCGTTAATGAAACCCCAAAGCTTGCCGCATTGAATATTGGCATGCGTGATCTAAACCCTTCAATACAGGGAGTTACCATAAGGAATCTGGAGGAACAACGCTATAATTCTGACTTTTACAATCCCACCAATGCTGCCGTTGGTCATTTTGATTTCAGTTTTGTATTGATCTTTCTTTTCCCGTTGGTTATTATTGCTTTTTGCTATAATCTGATCTCCGAAGAGGAGGAAAAAGGAACCTGGAAACTGCTTTCGGTACAAAGCGGACATTTAGGGAAATTTTTAAATGCCAAAATGATGATAAGAGGGATTGCTGTAAGCTTTATCTATTTTTTGCTTATTTCCATTGCAACAGTCTGGATCCGTATTCCTTTGGATACCTATTTTATGGTTTTTATGATCTCCGGCTGGCTGTATATTTTATTTTGGTTCATACTATGCCGATGGATCATTCTGTTTAGAAAGTCATCAGCTCAAAACGCACTCATCCTGCTCATTGCATGGGTTTCCATGAACTTTATTATTCCTATGAGCTGTAATCTGCTTATTCAGAACTCCTACCCTGTTCAGGAATCTCTTAAAACAGTCATGGAACAGCGCGAGGGCTATCACAATAAATGGGATGAAGCTAAAGGTCCTACTATGGAAAAATTTTATCAGTCATATCCTCAATACAGAAAATTTAAGGTGGAGGAGAATGATACTTTTACCTGGACCTGGTATTATGCCATGCAGCATATGGGAGATGTGGAATCAGCAGAATCTTCGGCTCTTTACTCAGACAAAATGCAAAAACGAAACAAAGCAGCTGTATACCTTGGATATCTGCTTCCTAATATACATACCCAGCTAACAGAAAGCCAGCTGGCTCAAACCGATATGAACAATCATTTACAGTATGCCGGGGCACTTCAAAAATTCCATGAAGAAAAACGTCTGTTCTTTTATCCTCTTATTTTCTCGGGTCAAAATGCAGATTCCGTAAACTGGAATACACAAACTGTAGAATATTTCAAAAAATCGGAAAAAACGGAGCTGATAAAAATCTTTCTTCCTTACCTGATGATCATTTCTCTCTTACTCTTTCTTTCACACAATAAATACAGAAAACTATGTTAA
- a CDS encoding MBL fold metallo-hydrolase: MLHPIAPEVFQISLMPRNSINCYIIEGVLVDSGIRSSYKTVKKAIQKIPVYEHVLTHAHADHQGCSDQICAEFEIPLLCHPNEVLRTETGMATQDYPHPQHWIAKFQQKYWAGQGHKVERTIVENDMIGNFRVLETPGHSAGHISLFRERDGVLIIGDVATNMNLLTTAIGLRLPPNIFTSDQKRNIQSLQKLAELNPSIICFGHGPVLRNTAQKFERFVAKCSLAIEK, encoded by the coding sequence ATGCTACATCCAATTGCTCCGGAAGTTTTCCAGATTTCATTAATGCCGCGAAACAGCATCAATTGCTATATTATTGAAGGGGTTCTGGTAGACTCAGGAATACGGAGCTCATATAAGACTGTAAAGAAAGCTATTCAGAAAATTCCAGTTTATGAGCATGTACTGACACATGCTCATGCTGACCATCAGGGCTGTAGTGATCAGATATGTGCTGAATTTGAGATACCCTTACTCTGCCATCCCAACGAAGTTTTAAGAACTGAAACAGGTATGGCAACTCAGGATTATCCTCATCCACAGCACTGGATAGCCAAATTTCAGCAAAAGTATTGGGCAGGTCAGGGACATAAAGTCGAACGTACAATTGTTGAAAACGATATGATAGGAAACTTTAGGGTTTTAGAAACACCAGGACATTCGGCGGGTCACATATCTTTGTTTCGTGAGCGGGATGGTGTTCTGATAATCGGTGATGTGGCAACTAACATGAACCTGCTCACAACGGCCATTGGTTTGAGGCTTCCGCCCAATATATTTACATCAGACCAAAAGCGTAACATCCAATCACTTCAGAAATTAGCAGAACTCAATCCGTCTATTATCTGTTTCGGTCACGGACCTGTATTGCGAAATACGGCCCAAAAATTTGAACGATTTGTAGCTAAATGCAGCTTGGCTATTGAAAAATAG
- a CDS encoding ABC transporter permease: protein MPISNLKLIIRKTRQDLMKGKQNLLITVIVLLFCMMSIGVRWIKYTENVSQIKEYRKEVREHWEHRPDKHPHRMAHYGYLVFRTSHPLSIFDNGLDDYLGNVIFLEAHKQNTANLSEAGSSGTLVRFGAFSSAFILQSIVPLIILFLGFGLIVQERENTTLKILGIQGASNKQILWGKILGLWQFSLLFLLPVFPVVFLAALFSETISWVDIFVRLLALLPAYMIYYFFISTLAVAISSVSRNSATALVSLIGCWLLLAIFLPKGIQFAAQNLYSTPSRIAFETQLEKDILKAGDSHNPDDPHFKKIKDSLLAHYQVRTTDELPFNYSGFVMKEGEKISSQIYIAHQKELQETYLQQQKFSEVFGFIDPFVAIKNFSMTDTGTDFFSYTQFQKQAEEYRYMMAQRLNDLQIEKISNIKPEKGGPPAVIGGKNWKEFPDFTYQYTPFTEGVQHQWISSVALLFWLAACILIIEICSRNLKLI from the coding sequence ATGCCTATTTCAAACTTAAAACTTATCATTAGAAAAACCCGGCAGGATCTGATGAAAGGAAAACAAAACCTGCTTATTACCGTCATTGTGCTCTTATTTTGTATGATGAGCATTGGCGTCAGATGGATTAAATACACCGAGAATGTTTCTCAGATAAAGGAATACCGCAAAGAGGTAAGAGAACATTGGGAACACAGACCGGATAAGCATCCGCACCGAATGGCACATTATGGATACCTGGTTTTCCGGACCAGCCACCCTTTGAGTATTTTTGATAATGGCTTGGATGACTATCTGGGAAATGTTATTTTTCTGGAAGCCCATAAGCAGAATACCGCGAATCTTTCAGAGGCAGGAAGCTCCGGAACCCTGGTGCGTTTTGGAGCTTTCAGCAGCGCCTTTATTCTTCAAAGTATTGTACCGCTTATTATTTTGTTTCTGGGCTTTGGTCTCATCGTTCAGGAAAGGGAAAATACAACGCTAAAAATACTAGGTATACAGGGAGCCTCCAATAAGCAAATTCTTTGGGGCAAAATCCTGGGACTCTGGCAATTTTCATTATTATTCCTACTTCCTGTCTTTCCTGTTGTATTCCTTGCAGCATTGTTTTCGGAAACCATAAGCTGGGTGGATATTTTTGTCAGATTATTGGCTCTGTTACCTGCCTATATGATTTATTATTTTTTTATCAGTACGTTGGCAGTGGCAATATCTTCAGTCAGTAGAAACTCGGCCACAGCTTTGGTAAGCCTTATAGGATGTTGGTTGCTCCTGGCTATTTTTCTACCAAAAGGAATACAGTTTGCGGCACAAAACCTCTATTCTACCCCATCCCGTATAGCGTTTGAAACCCAATTGGAAAAAGATATTCTGAAGGCTGGCGACAGCCATAATCCTGATGATCCTCATTTCAAAAAAATCAAAGATTCACTGCTTGCTCATTATCAGGTGCGTACTACTGACGAGCTACCCTTTAACTACAGTGGTTTTGTAATGAAAGAAGGAGAGAAAATCAGCTCACAGATCTACATTGCCCATCAGAAAGAATTACAGGAAACTTATCTTCAGCAGCAGAAATTTTCAGAGGTATTTGGATTTATTGACCCTTTTGTTGCGATTAAAAATTTTTCTATGACGGATACGGGAACAGACTTTTTCTCCTATACCCAGTTTCAGAAACAGGCAGAAGAATACCGTTATATGATGGCTCAAAGGCTTAATGATCTGCAAATTGAAAAGATCAGCAATATAAAACCTGAAAAAGGAGGACCTCCGGCAGTCATTGGAGGTAAAAACTGGAAAGAATTTCCTGATTTCACTTATCAGTATACTCCTTTCACTGAAGGTGTACAACACCAATGGATATCTTCTGTTGCCCTTTTATTCTGGCTGGCAGCCTGTATCCTCATTATTGAAATATGCAGTAGAAACTTAAAATTAATCTAA
- a CDS encoding helix-turn-helix transcriptional regulator — MEGILLYYSRDFYCVEINDSEVACHGILYNNVYEIPSITLNKEESFAIQSIFHNIQFETEHIDAANEEMLQLLLKQLIIKGTRIWKIKHNLNDNASNQELDFVRKFSQFVEQNFKTLHHISDYAEILFVTPKHLNKKITQFGYQAPKQIIMERIILEAKRLLAHSVLTVKEIGYSLGYDDDAYFVRIFTKYCGRSPLQFRKQYIALR; from the coding sequence ATGGAGGGAATCTTATTGTATTACAGCCGTGATTTTTATTGTGTTGAGATCAATGATTCCGAAGTGGCGTGCCATGGTATATTGTATAATAATGTTTATGAGATTCCTTCTATTACGCTGAACAAAGAAGAATCTTTTGCTATACAAAGCATCTTCCATAATATTCAATTTGAAACCGAGCATATTGATGCTGCCAATGAAGAAATGCTTCAGCTTCTCTTAAAACAATTAATTATAAAAGGGACCAGAATCTGGAAAATAAAGCATAATCTCAATGATAATGCCAGTAATCAGGAATTAGATTTTGTCCGGAAATTTAGCCAGTTTGTTGAGCAGAACTTCAAAACTCTTCATCATATTTCAGATTATGCCGAAATTTTATTTGTAACCCCCAAACACCTTAATAAGAAAATTACACAGTTCGGATATCAGGCTCCCAAGCAAATTATCATGGAACGTATTATTTTGGAGGCCAAAAGACTTTTAGCCCATTCGGTTTTAACAGTGAAAGAGATTGGCTATAGTTTGGGTTATGATGATGATGCTTATTTTGTCCGGATTTTCACCAAATACTGTGGCCGGTCTCCATTGCAGTTCCGTAAACAGTATATTGCCTTACGATAG
- a CDS encoding AraC family transcriptional regulator, whose product MRKVNFHDDFEIIHKRITECPINNISLDLFQFIYIVSGQGTYIINESSTLFKDGDLFLITPNDSHTFKMDRECELVVLKFQKKYIEDYSWKSINHIECLLYYSSNIVGSVLNNDKDKYVLKSLINAILEVNTDTDSYNEDILRNLINAIIVITARNLSAVKPDTINSTSGSKIVKILNFIQANIYNPAQLRSAVISEKFGISESYLGIYFKKQCGETLQEYINKTRLRLIKHRLKFSDCRINEIVDEFGFTDESHVNKFFRKHVGSSMVSFRKDFNIAQKQLENK is encoded by the coding sequence ATGAGAAAAGTTAATTTTCACGATGATTTTGAAATCATCCATAAACGAATCACCGAATGCCCGATCAACAATATCAGCCTGGACCTTTTTCAGTTCATCTATATTGTATCGGGTCAGGGAACATATATTATTAATGAAAGTTCTACCCTTTTTAAAGATGGTGATCTGTTTTTGATTACTCCAAATGATTCCCATACTTTCAAAATGGATAGGGAATGTGAACTCGTGGTTCTAAAATTTCAAAAGAAATATATTGAAGACTATTCCTGGAAAAGTATAAATCATATTGAATGTCTTTTGTATTATTCTTCAAATATTGTTGGATCTGTCCTCAACAATGATAAAGATAAGTATGTACTCAAATCTCTTATTAATGCCATTCTGGAAGTGAATACGGATACAGACTCTTATAATGAAGATATATTACGAAATCTGATCAATGCAATTATTGTAATCACCGCAAGGAATCTTTCTGCAGTAAAACCTGACACTATAAATAGTACATCAGGATCTAAGATTGTAAAAATACTGAACTTCATCCAAGCCAATATCTACAATCCGGCTCAACTCAGAAGTGCGGTGATCTCGGAAAAATTTGGAATATCTGAGTCTTATTTAGGCATATACTTTAAAAAACAATGTGGAGAGACTTTACAGGAATACATCAATAAAACCCGACTTCGGCTGATCAAACATCGTCTAAAGTTCAGCGATTGCCGAATTAATGAAATTGTAGATGAATTTGGTTTCACAGACGAAAGCCATGTCAATAAGTTTTTCAGGAAACATGTAGGGAGCAGTATGGTAAGCTTTCGGAAAGACTTCAACATCGCTCAAAAGCAATTGGAAAATAAATAA
- a CDS encoding aspartate kinase: MKVLKFGGTSVGSPERIEQLLPIIRSQASDKHLVVLSAVSGTTNDLVKLSELYESKDIEAAYKHIDVLFQKYKKFVNELFKTEKGILEALAFIEKIFDLFYQFKHKNFTSSAERIILAQGEIISTTLFHLHLKEKDVSSVLLSALDFMVIDEDKEPNIDEIRKQLVMEIAKYPKETLFITQGYICRNAQGEIDNLQRGGSDYTASLLGASLQAEEIQIWTDIDGFHNNDPRYVQNTKSIARMSFDEAAELSYFGAKILHPQSVFPAMKYNVPVRLLDTMNPSAAGTLISGEITNQNQMVAIAAKDGITAIRIQSSRMLMAYGFLRKVFEVFERYKTPIDMITTSEVAVSLTIDQTDNLSEIVRELNSFSAVEIDSEQSIICIVGDFRKNNHGYATIVSEAVKHIPIRMISYGGSENNISLLVPSVFKVEALRSLHNRLF; the protein is encoded by the coding sequence ATGAAAGTATTGAAATTTGGCGGGACTTCAGTAGGAAGCCCAGAAAGAATCGAACAGTTATTACCCATTATCAGATCTCAGGCATCAGACAAGCACCTGGTTGTTTTATCAGCTGTGTCTGGTACTACAAACGATTTGGTGAAATTATCTGAGCTATACGAAAGCAAGGATATTGAAGCAGCCTACAAACATATTGATGTACTATTCCAGAAATATAAAAAGTTTGTAAATGAACTCTTTAAAACAGAAAAAGGAATCTTAGAAGCTTTAGCTTTTATTGAAAAAATTTTTGATTTGTTTTACCAATTCAAACATAAAAATTTCACTTCCAGTGCAGAACGTATTATCCTTGCGCAAGGGGAGATTATTTCAACAACTCTGTTCCACTTACACCTAAAGGAAAAAGACGTTTCTTCTGTATTACTTTCAGCATTGGATTTTATGGTAATTGATGAAGATAAGGAACCTAATATTGATGAAATCAGAAAACAATTGGTTATGGAAATTGCAAAATACCCGAAAGAAACCTTATTTATTACTCAAGGGTATATATGCAGAAATGCTCAGGGTGAAATCGATAACCTGCAAAGAGGAGGTTCAGATTATACTGCCTCATTACTTGGAGCATCATTACAGGCAGAGGAAATCCAGATCTGGACAGATATCGATGGATTCCACAATAATGATCCGAGATATGTCCAGAATACAAAGTCCATAGCCAGAATGAGTTTTGATGAAGCAGCAGAATTATCATATTTCGGTGCTAAAATTCTTCATCCCCAAAGTGTTTTTCCTGCAATGAAATATAATGTTCCTGTAAGGTTATTGGATACAATGAACCCATCGGCAGCCGGAACATTAATTTCGGGAGAAATAACCAACCAAAATCAGATGGTGGCCATTGCCGCTAAGGATGGGATTACGGCAATCCGTATTCAATCTTCCCGTATGCTGATGGCCTATGGTTTCTTGAGAAAGGTCTTTGAAGTTTTTGAACGCTACAAAACACCCATCGATATGATAACTACTTCTGAAGTGGCAGTTTCGCTTACCATTGACCAAACAGATAACCTTTCTGAAATTGTAAGAGAACTAAACTCATTTTCAGCAGTTGAAATCGATAGTGAACAATCCATTATATGCATTGTCGGAGACTTCAGAAAAAATAATCACGGATATGCAACCATTGTCTCTGAAGCGGTAAAGCATATTCCCATACGTATGATTTCTTATGGCGGGAGTGAAAATAATATTTCATTACTAGTTCCCTCTGTCTTTAAAGTAGAAGCATTGCGATCACTGCATAACAGGTTGTTTTAG